From the genome of Candidatus Defluviilinea proxima:
AACTCTCCGGCGGACAGCAACAACGCGTGGCGGTGGCGCGGTCTCTGGTCAAAGTGCCAGATGTATTGTTGCTCGATGAGCCGCTTGGTGCGTTGGATTTAAAACTTCGCAAGGAAATGCAACTTGAACTTAAAGCTCTGCAACAACAGCTCGGCATCACGTTCATCTATGTAACCCACGATCAGGAAGAAGCCATGACCATGTCTGACCGTATTGCGGTCATGAGCAAGGGTAAGGTTCAGCAAATGGGGACCCCGGTCGAGATCTATGAAAGACCTGCGAATAAGTTCGTGGCAGATTTTATCGGGGAGTCAAATTTCTTCGAAGGCAAGATCAAGTCATTGTCCAGTAGTGAGGCGGTGGTCTTCATCCCTAGCCTGAATGCAGAGTTAACAGGTCTGCCTGTTTCAGAAGGATTGGTCAACGGAGAGGAAGTCACGGTTTCAATTCGGCCTGAGAAGGTATTGATCGCTAAAAGGCCTATGGACTCGAACTCGTTCGTCGGGAAAGTGGCTAGCACGGTGTATATTGGCACCGATACGCATGTGTTTGCGGATGTGAACGGTACGCGCCTCAAGATCTTCGAGCAAAATCGAATCTCGCGACTTGACCCGAGTTCCTTCTACACGGCCGGTCAGGAGATTACGCTTGTGATGATCCCTGAGAACGTGCTTATATTGAAGAAGGAGTAACCGCCATGTTGAAACGTTTGCGCGAAAACAAGTCAGCGCAGGGTGCATTGTTAGTTTCACCAACCATGTTGTGGATGGTCGGCCTTCTTATTATCCCTTTGCTCCTTACATTGGTGATCTCTTTTGGTAAGCGGGGACCTGATGGCGATGTTATTTATACGTTCACTTTGGACAACTA
Proteins encoded in this window:
- a CDS encoding ABC transporter ATP-binding protein codes for the protein MANEYAVELRDVVKQFTTPEGQQLNAVDHVTMKIKNGEFFSMLGSSGCGKTTSLRMIAGFEWPTEGEIYIEGQAMGHTPPFQRKVNTVFQSYALFQHMTVFQNIAFGLEMEGAQKDEIEKRVKRALEMVQLTGMERRKPKQLSGGQQQRVAVARSLVKVPDVLLLDEPLGALDLKLRKEMQLELKALQQQLGITFIYVTHDQEEAMTMSDRIAVMSKGKVQQMGTPVEIYERPANKFVADFIGESNFFEGKIKSLSSSEAVVFIPSLNAELTGLPVSEGLVNGEEVTVSIRPEKVLIAKRPMDSNSFVGKVASTVYIGTDTHVFADVNGTRLKIFEQNRISRLDPSSFYTAGQEITLVMIPENVLILKKE